In Aciduliprofundum sp. MAR08-339, a single window of DNA contains:
- a CDS encoding biotin/lipoate A/B protein ligase family protein — MDLRVIFDKKERGTWNMALDESLLFHLRDIGPTLRVYGWSPPAVSIGYFQSVEEEIDIKKADELGVDIVRRVTGGGAVYHKWEVTYSITLPPPPGSILESYKTIERGIIEALRSLGLNARYSGTNDISVNGKKISGNAQTRKYGGLLQHGTILINVDLEEMFSILKVPTEKIRDKLIKNARERVTSLVDQGVNIEFEELQKTLVNGFKKALGMRIYEENIPGEIIEKAEELEVKKYATREWTYRR, encoded by the coding sequence ATGGATTTGCGTGTTATATTTGATAAAAAAGAGAGGGGCACATGGAACATGGCCCTGGACGAATCCCTCTTATTTCACCTCAGAGACATAGGACCCACCTTAAGGGTATACGGATGGAGTCCCCCTGCCGTGAGCATTGGATATTTTCAGAGTGTGGAAGAGGAGATAGACATAAAAAAGGCAGATGAGTTGGGCGTGGATATTGTGAGGAGAGTAACGGGAGGTGGAGCAGTTTACCACAAGTGGGAGGTTACCTACTCCATAACCCTACCCCCTCCTCCAGGATCCATACTGGAATCTTATAAAACCATAGAGAGGGGCATAATCGAGGCGCTTAGAAGTTTGGGTCTCAACGCCCGGTACTCTGGAACAAACGACATAAGCGTGAATGGAAAAAAAATATCAGGAAATGCACAGACAAGAAAATACGGTGGCCTTTTGCAGCATGGAACCATACTAATCAACGTGGATTTGGAAGAGATGTTCTCAATTCTGAAAGTTCCCACCGAAAAGATCAGGGATAAGTTGATAAAAAATGCCAGGGAGAGAGTTACATCCTTGGTGGATCAGGGAGTGAATATAGAGTTTGAGGAACTGCAAAAGACCCTGGTGAACGGATTTAAAAAAGCGCTGGGCATGAGAATCTACGAGGAAAATATTCCAGGGGAGATCATTGAAAAAGCTGAAGAACTGGAGGTTAAAAAATATGCAACAAGAGAGTGGACTTACAGAAGGTAA
- a CDS encoding aldehyde ferredoxin oxidoreductase family protein, translating to MHAWTSRMLVVDLSSGKIEKRSIAHEILKNYVGGRGLGVKIYTEMAGPEIEPFDESNPLVFTVGPLTGLAPMSGRHSVVSKSPLTGTILDSNSGGFWGKELHYAGYDALVVKGRAERPVYIRIRDDEISIEDASHLWGENVEECTKNLESMGSVACIGKAGERGVLYAGIMNDYTHTAGRGGLGAIMGSKNLKAITVKGSKKPSVADVEAFKIAMKEMVRLLEASPPVNKGLRVFGTAMLYDIVNYLDVMPTDNFNEVHFDAPELSGDSIIKNYDVGSRGCWGCPINCKKFDRKSGVELPEYETIWAFGPNLENGNYERIVTANKKCNDYGMDTITAGATLALYREITGKDMLDHIEKIVDDEELSKGSRILAQKYGVEDKSTDIKGLELPGYDPRGLYGQALSYATSNRGGCHLRAYMVAPEIIGKPKLIHRLNPEGKAGLVVIFQNLSAAIDSLVLCKFTSFAMTEVEYAKLLSAATGIRYRSEDILRVGERIYNLERIFNVRAGIDGSYDTLPPKIFKGKHALSREIFENMLREYYEFRGWENGVPTREKLRSLGIE from the coding sequence ATGCACGCATGGACGTCCAGGATGCTCGTGGTGGATCTGAGCAGCGGAAAAATTGAGAAAAGAAGCATAGCCCATGAGATTTTAAAGAACTATGTAGGGGGCAGGGGACTCGGTGTGAAAATCTACACTGAGATGGCAGGCCCGGAAATAGAGCCATTTGACGAAAGCAACCCCCTCGTTTTCACCGTGGGACCATTGACGGGTCTTGCCCCAATGTCTGGCAGACACAGCGTTGTATCCAAATCTCCACTAACAGGCACGATTTTAGATTCCAATTCTGGAGGGTTTTGGGGTAAGGAACTGCATTATGCCGGTTACGATGCCCTTGTTGTAAAGGGAAGGGCTGAAAGGCCAGTATACATCAGAATAAGGGATGATGAAATCAGCATTGAAGATGCCTCACATTTATGGGGAGAGAATGTGGAAGAATGTACAAAGAACCTAGAAAGTATGGGAAGTGTGGCATGCATAGGAAAGGCGGGAGAAAGGGGCGTGCTTTACGCGGGAATAATGAACGATTACACCCACACTGCGGGGCGTGGAGGACTGGGAGCCATCATGGGATCAAAAAATCTGAAGGCAATAACCGTTAAAGGCTCAAAAAAACCCTCTGTGGCAGATGTGGAGGCATTTAAAATCGCAATGAAGGAGATGGTAAGGCTCCTTGAAGCATCTCCCCCCGTAAACAAGGGTCTCAGAGTGTTTGGCACCGCAATGCTCTACGACATAGTGAATTACCTTGATGTTATGCCCACCGACAACTTCAACGAGGTGCATTTTGATGCCCCAGAGTTATCGGGAGATTCAATTATAAAGAATTACGATGTTGGAAGTCGTGGATGCTGGGGCTGTCCTATAAACTGCAAGAAATTTGACAGAAAGAGCGGTGTGGAACTGCCAGAATACGAGACAATCTGGGCATTTGGACCAAACCTGGAAAACGGGAATTATGAGAGAATCGTAACAGCAAACAAAAAATGCAACGATTACGGAATGGATACCATAACAGCCGGAGCAACCCTCGCACTCTACAGGGAAATAACGGGTAAAGATATGCTGGATCATATAGAAAAAATCGTGGATGACGAGGAACTTTCCAAGGGCTCAAGGATACTCGCACAAAAATATGGAGTGGAGGATAAGAGCACGGACATAAAGGGTCTTGAGCTTCCCGGCTACGATCCCCGCGGTCTCTATGGACAGGCTTTGAGCTATGCCACCAGCAACAGGGGTGGATGTCACCTTCGTGCCTATATGGTTGCTCCAGAAATAATCGGTAAGCCCAAATTGATTCATCGCCTGAACCCGGAGGGAAAAGCGGGGCTCGTTGTTATATTTCAGAACCTGAGTGCAGCCATAGACTCTCTTGTGCTCTGTAAATTCACATCCTTCGCTATGACTGAGGTTGAGTACGCAAAACTTCTGAGCGCGGCAACGGGGATAAGATACAGAAGCGAGGACATACTACGTGTGGGAGAGAGAATATACAACCTTGAACGTATATTCAACGTTCGTGCAGGCATTGACGGAAGTTACGATACGCTACCTCCCAAAATATTCAAGGGAAAACACGCGTTAAGCAGGGAGATATTTGAAAACATGCTGAGGGAGTACTACGAGTTCAGGGGCTGGGAAAACGGGGTGCCAACAAGGGAAAAACTTCGCTCCCTGGGCATAGAATAG
- a CDS encoding sodium/proline symporter, whose translation MNWELFIGFLIYLIVLAFIGWWSNRYTKTEGQYFIGGRHVHILAASLSDKASDFSGWLMLGYPGAAFKTGVGAIWAAIGCLGGTLLNWTMMAVRLRIYAGKLKAITIPDFLEARLNDRSKIIRFVSGLIILIFMTAYVGAQFGAGGKTFATAFDVDYSWGVWITFIILVAYVIVGGFFAVVWTDVFQALLMLTVLVVLPFMIVGEVGGFGKAINIIGQADPTKLDPFGGAVGIAAIVFAIGYASWVVGYIGQPHIQTRFMSAKDPKQLRRPGIFISIIWTIIVLWGAFFGGFLGFALAQSGAITVKDPEDILPAVIVHYAPPLLGGILISGIISAVMSTADSQLLVAASAVGRDYIHKIFNYETTQKQMVNIGRIVVLVLGLFAVWFALKPNPLVYGMVATAWGGLGVGFGPALILSLWWKRITREGVIVGMIYGLISEVTLESIIGWSFTSGILAGVPVFFVNFFITLFIIIIVSLVTKPRKEVITRHEELYRKVSTESSGKTIVETRAKSQIENVVEHVVLNALIP comes from the coding sequence ATGAACTGGGAGCTATTCATAGGGTTTTTGATATACCTGATAGTGCTGGCCTTCATTGGCTGGTGGTCCAACAGATACACCAAGACTGAGGGACAGTACTTCATAGGTGGAAGGCATGTGCACATTCTTGCTGCATCTCTAAGCGACAAGGCCAGTGATTTCAGTGGCTGGCTTATGCTTGGATATCCCGGAGCGGCATTCAAGACTGGTGTTGGAGCCATATGGGCTGCAATCGGATGCCTTGGAGGTACCCTCCTCAACTGGACAATGATGGCCGTTAGATTGAGGATATACGCAGGTAAACTCAAGGCCATAACAATACCGGATTTCCTTGAAGCCAGGCTTAACGACCGTTCCAAGATCATACGCTTTGTATCCGGACTGATAATTCTGATATTCATGACAGCCTACGTTGGTGCTCAGTTTGGCGCGGGAGGTAAGACCTTTGCAACCGCCTTTGATGTGGATTACTCCTGGGGAGTGTGGATAACGTTCATAATTCTGGTGGCCTATGTCATAGTTGGCGGGTTCTTTGCAGTGGTGTGGACCGATGTGTTCCAGGCACTTCTAATGCTCACGGTGCTCGTTGTGCTTCCATTTATGATAGTGGGCGAGGTTGGTGGATTTGGAAAGGCCATAAACATAATAGGGCAGGCAGATCCAACGAAACTTGATCCATTTGGAGGTGCAGTTGGAATAGCGGCCATAGTGTTTGCCATAGGATACGCATCATGGGTCGTGGGATACATCGGTCAGCCGCACATTCAGACGAGGTTCATGAGTGCCAAGGATCCCAAGCAGCTGAGAAGGCCCGGTATATTCATAAGCATAATATGGACCATAATTGTGCTTTGGGGTGCGTTTTTCGGAGGATTTCTGGGATTTGCACTTGCACAGAGCGGTGCTATAACTGTGAAGGATCCAGAGGATATCTTGCCTGCGGTGATTGTGCATTACGCACCACCGTTGCTTGGAGGTATCCTTATTTCAGGTATAATATCTGCAGTGATGAGTACTGCTGATTCTCAGCTGCTGGTGGCTGCTTCCGCTGTAGGCAGGGATTATATCCACAAGATATTTAACTACGAGACCACGCAGAAACAGATGGTGAACATAGGAAGAATAGTGGTGCTTGTACTCGGGCTCTTTGCAGTGTGGTTTGCACTCAAGCCCAATCCACTTGTCTACGGTATGGTTGCCACCGCCTGGGGAGGTCTAGGTGTAGGATTTGGACCTGCATTGATTCTCTCACTGTGGTGGAAGAGAATAACAAGGGAAGGTGTCATAGTTGGTATGATCTACGGTCTGATTTCGGAGGTCACTCTTGAATCTATAATAGGCTGGTCGTTCACAAGTGGAATACTTGCAGGGGTGCCTGTGTTCTTCGTGAACTTCTTCATAACCCTGTTCATCATAATAATAGTGAGCCTTGTGACCAAGCCACGGAAGGAAGTCATAACAAGGCACGAGGAACTGTACAGGAAAGTATCCACCGAATCTTCTGGCAAAACTATTGTTGAGACCAGGGCAAAGAGCCAGATAGAGAACGTTGTGGAGCATGTGGTTCTCAACGCTCTAATTCCCTGA
- a CDS encoding metal-dependent transcriptional regulator → MQEIRETYIERIYELKNEKGYVKTVDLAKLLNVKPSSVTEMLQKLSDEGYVIYEKYKRIDLTEKGVKLAKSLEMRHEAIKKLLMHIGVSEEIADKDACVIEHVLSKESVERIIEYTQSI, encoded by the coding sequence ATGCAAGAGATCAGGGAGACCTACATTGAGAGAATTTACGAACTTAAAAATGAGAAGGGTTATGTTAAAACTGTTGATTTGGCAAAACTCCTGAATGTTAAACCATCAAGTGTGACCGAGATGCTCCAGAAACTCTCAGATGAAGGATACGTCATATATGAAAAATACAAGCGAATAGACCTAACGGAAAAGGGTGTGAAACTCGCAAAATCCCTTGAGATGAGACATGAGGCAATAAAAAAATTGCTCATGCATATAGGTGTGAGTGAGGAAATTGCGGATAAGGATGCCTGCGTTATAGAGCACGTTCTAAGCAAAGAGAGCGTAGAGAGAATAATAGAATACACCCAAAGCATTTGA
- a CDS encoding RsmB/NOP family class I SAM-dependent RNA methyltransferase gives MEEQKIKYFQRYSSIIPNFEKFIEMISMPQPYWIRVNTLKIGEEELIARLEKKGFKFERFGNLNAYRILSMPVKHPGATIEHSLGYYYVQDLSSMAPVFALDPRKDDVILDMAAAPGSKTTMIAEIMENEGTIVANDISLSRIKSLGGNLERLGITNTIMTRLDARSEHFGTKFSKILLDAPCSGESSVRKNPWGFRYPKKREHLYLGEQQKRMLKNAARNLEENGIIVYSTCTFAPEENESVVEYGIRKLNLKPVHFTVPIPHVSGVEEWDGEKYQHAEFYKRIYPHLVDTGGMFIAVLRKE, from the coding sequence ATGGAAGAGCAGAAAATAAAATACTTCCAGAGGTATTCATCCATAATTCCAAATTTTGAAAAATTTATAGAAATGATATCAATGCCGCAACCCTACTGGATCAGGGTAAACACATTGAAAATAGGGGAAGAGGAACTCATTGCAAGACTTGAGAAAAAGGGGTTCAAATTTGAAAGATTTGGAAATCTGAACGCATACAGAATACTGAGCATGCCAGTAAAGCATCCCGGAGCAACCATAGAACACTCTCTTGGCTACTATTATGTACAGGACCTATCATCCATGGCTCCCGTATTTGCACTTGATCCAAGAAAGGATGATGTAATACTCGATATGGCTGCAGCGCCCGGGAGCAAGACAACGATGATCGCAGAGATTATGGAAAATGAGGGAACCATTGTTGCAAATGATATAAGTCTATCTCGAATAAAATCCCTCGGTGGAAATTTGGAAAGGTTGGGAATAACAAACACCATAATGACCCGTCTGGATGCGAGAAGTGAGCATTTTGGGACTAAATTTTCAAAGATACTCCTGGACGCTCCCTGCTCCGGAGAGAGTTCCGTGAGGAAAAATCCCTGGGGATTTAGATATCCAAAAAAGAGAGAGCATCTGTACCTTGGAGAGCAGCAGAAAAGAATGCTGAAAAATGCTGCAAGAAATTTGGAGGAAAATGGAATCATAGTTTATTCCACCTGCACATTTGCCCCAGAGGAAAACGAGAGCGTGGTAGAGTACGGAATAAGAAAATTAAATCTAAAGCCAGTGCATTTCACCGTGCCCATACCCCACGTCTCAGGAGTTGAAGAATGGGACGGAGAGAAGTACCAGCATGCAGAATTCTACAAAAGAATATATCCTCATCTTGTTGATACAGGAGGGATGTTCATTGCAGTTCTCAGAAAGGAATGA
- the hsdR gene encoding EcoAI/FtnUII family type I restriction enzme subunit R, producing the protein MLNEADTRSKLINPQLYKAGWDESKIGRELRITEGRIIDDYGNRKDALIPDYILFLEPNFPIAVVEAKDESHHHAAGIQQAKRYAKMLHVPFAYSTNGHKIEEYDFISKKQTTLPEFPSPEELWKRYSKWKFGEVIPLKKEENPLTHPFKVSFGKKPRYYQIAAVKNVIEAFLNGKKRILLTMATGTGKTEVAFWVVWKLYHTKKIRRVLYIADRTMLRDQAYNRFEPFGKKRDLIIEGKTPNIRDIYFATYQTLYSEKDGNRLYRNYPPDFFDMVIIDECHRSGYGRWREILDYFSGAVHFGMTATPKRDDNIDTYAYFGEPVYIYSLGQGIEDGFLAPYKIHKIYMNIDKKGGIILGEVASEGAIINVPENIKPKEFYTVGEFEKKIILPDRTGAMTKKLAEILRTYGPIDKTIVFCVTKEHALDVVKILQNELAPDVATTGINVDDYVVRIVDEEPNVKELVDKMADSESPTPVIAVTVDLLSTGIDVPPVKNIVFMKPIASKVLFKQIMGRGSRISEDADKFYFRIIDFVDATRLLDPWDMPPEVPPPELPEGPYDYYIRGKVVDEEDGAPVPYARITVQIGVNSIVPGRTDEMGEFRISKLPRVPVRVKVEAKNYKPRTVTVDTMPSADRVGIVIELKKKKPTEGKIVVEGINVHIEEEIYIEISPSQKLSKAKYIEYAKENVKKKVLTLDDLRKIWVNREKRERFLKELQDKSINPELIAQLMNRPDADAFDILAHIAFDAPIMSRDDRAQILLVEKQEIINSFNEVAKEVLLNLIEKYKLGGIDEISPRALDTPDIKRIGKLQEIINAFGGIDKLQETLQELSEGLYDIGGIN; encoded by the coding sequence ATGCTAAATGAAGCAGATACAAGAAGTAAATTAATAAACCCACAGCTCTACAAGGCTGGATGGGATGAGAGTAAGATAGGAAGGGAATTACGAATTACAGAGGGACGAATAATTGATGATTATGGTAATAGAAAAGATGCACTTATACCAGATTACATATTATTCTTGGAGCCAAACTTTCCTATAGCTGTAGTGGAGGCAAAAGATGAAAGTCATCACCATGCTGCAGGTATACAGCAAGCCAAGAGATATGCCAAAATGCTTCATGTTCCTTTTGCCTATTCTACTAATGGTCACAAAATAGAGGAGTATGACTTTATAAGTAAGAAACAGACAACCTTACCAGAGTTTCCATCTCCTGAAGAACTATGGAAGAGATACTCCAAATGGAAATTTGGCGAAGTTATTCCTCTCAAAAAAGAGGAAAATCCTCTTACCCATCCATTCAAAGTTTCTTTTGGTAAAAAACCCAGATATTATCAAATTGCTGCAGTTAAGAATGTAATAGAGGCATTTCTTAATGGCAAGAAAAGAATTCTTCTGACCATGGCCACTGGCACCGGAAAGACGGAAGTGGCCTTTTGGGTTGTTTGGAAACTTTATCATACTAAGAAAATAAGAAGGGTTCTCTATATAGCTGATAGAACAATGCTCAGAGACCAAGCATATAATCGATTTGAACCCTTTGGAAAAAAGAGAGATTTGATTATTGAAGGGAAGACTCCCAATATAAGAGATATTTATTTTGCTACATACCAAACACTTTATTCGGAAAAGGATGGAAATAGACTGTACAGAAACTATCCACCGGATTTCTTTGATATGGTTATAATTGATGAATGTCATCGCTCTGGCTATGGTCGCTGGAGGGAGATTTTGGATTATTTTAGTGGTGCAGTCCATTTTGGTATGACTGCCACTCCTAAGAGAGATGATAACATAGATACCTATGCTTACTTTGGAGAGCCTGTGTACATATATAGTTTAGGACAGGGGATCGAGGATGGTTTCTTGGCACCATACAAAATTCACAAGATCTACATGAACATTGACAAAAAGGGAGGTATAATTCTCGGAGAAGTCGCAAGTGAGGGAGCCATAATAAATGTTCCTGAAAATATCAAGCCGAAGGAGTTCTACACGGTAGGTGAGTTTGAGAAGAAGATCATACTCCCTGACAGGACAGGGGCAATGACAAAGAAACTCGCTGAGATTCTAAGAACATATGGGCCAATAGACAAGACCATTGTATTCTGTGTAACAAAAGAGCATGCATTGGATGTGGTAAAGATACTACAGAATGAGCTTGCTCCAGATGTGGCAACCACAGGAATAAATGTGGACGATTATGTTGTAAGAATCGTTGATGAAGAGCCAAATGTTAAAGAGCTTGTAGATAAAATGGCCGATTCAGAATCTCCAACCCCAGTAATTGCAGTTACAGTTGATTTGCTTAGCACGGGTATTGATGTACCTCCCGTGAAAAATATAGTATTTATGAAACCTATTGCATCAAAGGTGCTCTTCAAGCAGATAATGGGCCGTGGAAGTAGAATAAGTGAAGATGCCGATAAATTCTATTTCAGAATAATTGATTTCGTTGATGCTACGAGATTGTTAGATCCATGGGATATGCCTCCTGAAGTCCCTCCGCCTGAACTACCTGAAGGACCGTATGATTATTATATTCGTGGAAAAGTCGTTGATGAGGAAGATGGAGCACCAGTACCCTATGCAAGAATAACCGTACAAATAGGAGTGAACTCAATTGTTCCTGGAAGGACAGATGAGATGGGTGAGTTTAGAATATCAAAACTTCCCAGAGTTCCAGTGAGGGTCAAGGTTGAGGCAAAGAATTACAAGCCAAGAACAGTAACAGTGGATACCATGCCCTCTGCAGATAGAGTTGGGATAGTTATAGAGCTTAAAAAGAAAAAACCTACTGAGGGTAAAATCGTTGTAGAGGGAATAAATGTCCATATTGAGGAGGAAATTTATATTGAAATTTCTCCCAGTCAGAAACTATCCAAGGCTAAATACATTGAATATGCTAAGGAGAATGTGAAGAAGAAAGTGCTAACTCTGGACGATTTAAGGAAAATTTGGGTTAATAGAGAGAAAAGGGAGAGATTTCTTAAAGAGTTGCAAGACAAGAGTATTAATCCCGAGTTAATCGCTCAACTTATGAATCGCCCTGATGCAGATGCCTTTGACATACTTGCCCATATTGCCTTTGATGCCCCAATCATGAGCAGGGACGATAGGGCACAGATCCTTCTTGTGGAGAAACAGGAAATTATCAACTCATTTAACGAAGTGGCTAAAGAGGTGCTTCTTAATCTAATTGAAAAATACAAACTTGGGGGTATTGATGAGATCAGTCCAAGGGCCCTGGATACCCCAGATATTAAGAGAATTGGAAAACTTCAGGAGATAATAAATGCCTTTGGAGGCATTGATAAACTTCAAGAGACACTTCAAGAACTTTCTGAAGGTCTCTATGATATAGGAGGGATCAATTAA
- a CDS encoding class I SAM-dependent DNA methyltransferase, which yields MDRSMLSSKFKAAANKLRNEIASVNYIVQLSWMLFLKLYDELEDERELKAKLNGTTYFRNIPPPYRWKDWLHKDMRDEEVLDFINNKLFPFLASLNGSGEKELISTIFSGKEIQNFLKDGYVLKEVALDLDELELKTKEDIYVISTLYEELLPEIGEMGKYAGEYYTPRSVIRLMVNIVNPEIGERVLDPFMGSAGFLIESYNHILRKKKVMTTKDKEELEHMFYGQEKKDIPYLIGIMNLLLHGVPTTHIYKMDTFAEDIRKIQEKDRFDIIMTNPPFGGKFDKRYKANFPIKSSDTELMALQYVMRKIKHGGRVGIVVPEGVLSNIPSPFVRVRKELLENYNVHTIISLPRGVFTATGKTPSKTNLLFFDKTGPTQEIWYYEIQPPEGMKNFTKTRPMIDEDWQDCYEKWKNREISENSWIVKIDEIDRETYELTPRNPNKLKKKDYRPARDILEDVLIEEKKIFTLLEELKGMLR from the coding sequence ATGGATAGGTCTATGCTAAGCTCCAAATTCAAGGCTGCTGCCAATAAACTTAGAAACGAGATTGCGTCGGTGAATTATATAGTACAGTTATCCTGGATGCTGTTTCTAAAACTCTACGATGAGTTGGAAGATGAGAGAGAATTAAAAGCCAAGTTGAACGGTACTACCTATTTCAGGAATATCCCACCACCCTACAGGTGGAAAGACTGGCTCCACAAAGATATGAGAGACGAAGAAGTTCTTGATTTTATAAACAACAAACTTTTCCCATTCTTGGCGAGCCTTAATGGAAGTGGAGAGAAAGAACTGATATCCACAATATTCAGCGGTAAAGAAATTCAGAATTTTCTCAAAGATGGGTATGTTCTCAAAGAAGTTGCTCTGGATTTGGATGAGCTAGAACTGAAGACCAAGGAAGATATCTATGTTATTTCAACCCTATACGAAGAACTTTTGCCGGAGATTGGAGAAATGGGCAAGTATGCTGGAGAATACTACACCCCAAGATCTGTAATTAGGCTGATGGTGAATATAGTTAATCCAGAAATAGGAGAGAGAGTTCTGGACCCATTTATGGGTTCTGCTGGCTTTCTTATAGAGAGTTATAATCATATCCTGAGGAAGAAGAAGGTTATGACAACGAAGGATAAGGAGGAGTTAGAACATATGTTTTATGGCCAGGAGAAAAAGGACATCCCGTATCTTATTGGCATAATGAATCTCCTGCTTCACGGAGTTCCAACAACCCACATATACAAGATGGATACCTTTGCAGAGGATATAAGAAAGATTCAGGAGAAAGACCGCTTTGACATAATAATGACAAATCCTCCATTTGGAGGTAAGTTTGATAAGAGATACAAGGCCAATTTTCCCATCAAGAGTTCTGATACCGAGTTAATGGCTCTCCAGTACGTGATGAGGAAAATAAAGCATGGTGGTAGAGTGGGCATAGTGGTTCCAGAGGGCGTTTTATCAAACATCCCCAGTCCATTTGTAAGGGTTAGGAAAGAGCTTCTTGAAAATTACAATGTGCATACGATTATCTCTTTACCAAGGGGGGTGTTCACAGCAACGGGTAAAACTCCCTCTAAAACAAATCTTCTTTTCTTTGACAAAACAGGACCAACTCAGGAGATTTGGTACTATGAGATTCAACCACCAGAAGGCATGAAGAACTTTACCAAAACGAGACCTATGATAGATGAGGACTGGCAGGATTGCTATGAAAAGTGGAAGAACAGAGAAATAAGCGAAAACTCTTGGATTGTTAAGATTGATGAGATTGATAGGGAAACTTACGAATTAACGCCAAGAAACCCAAACAAGTTAAAGAAGAAGGATTATAGGCCAGCAAGAGATATTTTAGAAGATGTTTTGATAGAGGAAAAAAAGATTTTTACTTTGCTTGAAGAGTTGAAAGGGATGTTAAGATGA
- the thiI gene encoding tRNA uracil 4-sulfurtransferase ThiI → MIIVRYGEIGLKGRNRKKFEELLAKNIERKLKRYGYSSHTKILRGRIFVFASDEAAGLIAKCPGVVSVSPAREVEEHLLFEHIKNVLSAYSPKSFRVSTHRVDKNYPKTSQEINEEIGRFIVEEFGWRVDLENPELTVGVEIIKGRFYVYLDRIPGIGGLPVGSAGKLVLLISPGIDSPVAGYLMMKRGSKIVALHLKHGDEGVRKVEKIVEVLDQYSPRKIELVVEDHSVILEKIAHKLKEINRERWICVFCKYTMLKIANDVAQRYGALGIITGDSLGQVASQTLENMYIESQATSYPIYRPLIGMDKNEIERIAREIGTYDVFLSMGEEKCLFRPRFVTVQGKYEEFEKIKNKLGI, encoded by the coding sequence ATGATCATTGTTCGCTACGGGGAGATAGGTCTAAAGGGAAGAAATCGAAAAAAATTTGAAGAATTGCTCGCCAAGAACATTGAGAGGAAGTTGAAGAGATACGGATACTCATCGCACACGAAAATTTTAAGGGGCCGTATCTTTGTATTTGCCTCTGATGAGGCTGCAGGTTTGATTGCAAAATGTCCGGGGGTTGTGTCCGTATCTCCTGCAAGGGAGGTTGAAGAGCATCTCCTTTTTGAGCATATAAAAAATGTTCTCTCAGCTTACTCTCCGAAGAGTTTTAGGGTGAGCACCCATAGGGTTGATAAGAATTATCCTAAAACTTCACAGGAGATAAACGAGGAGATAGGCAGGTTTATTGTGGAGGAATTTGGCTGGAGAGTGGACTTGGAAAATCCGGAATTAACCGTGGGTGTTGAGATCATAAAGGGCAGATTTTACGTTTACCTTGATAGGATACCTGGAATTGGAGGTCTCCCCGTTGGCTCTGCAGGGAAATTGGTTTTGCTCATCTCTCCCGGCATTGATTCTCCCGTTGCTGGATATTTGATGATGAAAAGAGGCTCAAAAATTGTGGCATTGCACCTGAAACACGGTGATGAGGGTGTTAGGAAGGTTGAGAAGATTGTTGAGGTGCTTGACCAGTACTCTCCCCGCAAAATAGAACTTGTGGTGGAGGATCATTCTGTAATTTTGGAGAAAATAGCCCACAAATTGAAAGAGATCAATAGGGAAAGGTGGATATGCGTGTTTTGCAAATACACCATGCTAAAAATTGCAAACGATGTGGCCCAAAGGTACGGAGCGCTCGGAATAATCACGGGTGACTCACTGGGCCAGGTGGCATCTCAAACTCTGGAAAATATGTACATTGAAAGTCAGGCCACCAGTTATCCCATATACAGACCTCTAATTGGTATGGACAAAAATGAGATTGAAAGGATTGCGAGGGAGATAGGCACATACGACGTATTTCTCTCCATGGGAGAGGAAAAATGTCTCTTCAGACCGAGATTTGTGACGGTGCAGGGCAAGTATGAGGAGTTTGAGAAGATAAAAAACAAACTCGGGATTTAA